A single Stigmatopora argus isolate UIUO_Sarg chromosome 7, RoL_Sarg_1.0, whole genome shotgun sequence DNA region contains:
- the pglyrp2 gene encoding N-acetylmuramoyl-L-alanine amidase, with the protein MASFRAFLFMLVSSSCFTYMSSRPTGAHLRSMDNFIHAVQEVEESNPGLSPLALVRALRRTAGHDDAMTIHFLGASNNLTDVVRLETAILNASSFSFFDKAVHHLVTDGGEERGVALAPDGTTVALAPLLLGIECGLQAKLETSSTVGLLPLTLGRPLGLSFLSLQDIPVSNRLGPDGCWESVNRPRVFKLSWPATLATDAVINGGMDGVILGTDISQLPKSKDPPALSEILQEYYSFTLKANHGLDTLSRHVSPKRREISRSILEPLDLQKELMDTLKLVWRLEKTEWIALDTGVNKAVNEGLKEFVHKYWDCPQIIPRCQWRANAHKGPPIPLTLPLRSLYVHHTYEPSQPCLSFSQCSQDMRAMQHFHQGFRNWSDIGYSFVVGSDGYVYEGRGWNLLGTHTRGHNSLGFGVSIIGNYTSALPSRHAMDLLRHRLTRCAVDGGRLVANYTVHGHRQMVNYTSCPGDAFFSEIKSWEHFGN; encoded by the exons gtGCCCACCTGCGAAGCATGGACAACTTCATCCACGCGGTTCAGGAGGTGGAAGAATCCAACCCGGGTCTGTCCCCTCTGGCGCTGGTCAGGGCCCTTCGCAGGACTGCCGGCCACGATGACGCCATGACCATCCACTTCCTGGGCGCTTCCAACAACCTCACTGACGTGGTGAGGCTGGAGACGGCTATCCTCAATGCCTCGTCCTTCAGCTTTTTTGACAAGGCGGTCCATCACCTGGTGACAGACGGCGGCGAAGAGCGGGGCGTGGCGCTCGCCCCGGACGGCACCACAGTGGCCTTGGCGCCTTTGCTACTGGGCATCGAATGCGGACTCCAAGCCAAGCTGGAGACTTCGTCGACCGTCGGGCTCTTACCGCTCACCTTGGGGAGGCCGCTCGGATTATCCTTCCTCAGCCTCCAGGACATTCCTGTGTCGAATCGCCTGGGCCCCGACGGATGCTGGGAAAGCGTGAACCGCCCTCGGGTGTTCAAACTCTCTTGGCCTGCCACCCTGGCCACTGATGCCGTTATCAACGGGGGTATGGACGGAGTAATTCTCGGCACGGATATCAGCCAACTACCCAAATCTAAAGATCCCCCTGCCCTCAGTGAGATTCTTCAAGAATACTATAGTTTTACCCTGAAAGCCAACCACGGTCTGGATACTCTGTCCAGACACGTAAGTCCAAAACGGAGGGAAATCTCTCGATCCATTCTGGAACCCCTTGATCTTCAGAAGGAGCTGATGGACACACTCAAACTGGTCTGGAGGTTGGAGAAGACAGAGTGGATTGCCTTGGACACTGGGGTCAACAAGGCAGTCAATGAAGGACTGAAGGAATTTGTGCATAAGTACTGGG ATTGTCCTCAAATCATCCCTCGCTGCCAATGGAGGGCAAATGCTCACAAGGGACCCCCCATTCCGCTGACTTTGCCACTCCGCTCTCTCTACGTTCACCACACCTATGAGCCCTCACAGCCATGCCTGTCCTTCTCACAGTGTTCCCAGGACATGAGGGCCATGCAGCATTTCCACCAAGGGTTCCGTAACTGGAGTGACATCGGATACAG CTTCGTGGTGGGCTCGGACGGTTACGTCTATGAAGGCCGGGGTTGGAACCTCCTCGGCACACACACGCGAGGACACAACAGTCTTGGATTTGGAGTGTCCATCATCGGAAACTACACGTCCGCTCTTCCATCGCGTCACGCCATGGACCTTCTACGCCATCGCTTGACACGGTGCGCAGTTGACGGAGGGAGGCTTGTGGCCAACTACACCGTCCACGGCCACAGGCAGATGGTCAATTACACTTCCTGTCCCGGTGATGCCTTCTTCTCTGAAATAAAAAGCTGGGAGCATTTTGGAAACTGA